Proteins encoded within one genomic window of Rhododendron vialii isolate Sample 1 chromosome 1a, ASM3025357v1:
- the LOC131331438 gene encoding uncharacterized protein LOC131331438 — protein sequence MPQPTWLPPLNAHNSYRIYVNANQYVPPPSSLPPPPRPAATGHEFFIKVNTSVHFFPPADSRVERTIKGLSTWTSFHLPLANVVFDMIDLICSAPFPLDRIHWMSHRIDWEQHRCLIEDKNDLKETFSNFLRGLLTAPCNADQRVLAVTLVIDKVVRLTADEFALWDSWYDEQARLSESFEREYEEAVSRPRGEERGVLPEVIYKGEDGKEKCSICLEEFAVGSRMARLTCSHLYHGDCVLKWLKRSNACPLCRAHVPSLSPPRV from the coding sequence atgCCACAACCAACGTGGCTGCCACCCTTGAACGCCCACAACAGCTACAGGATCTATGTCAACGCAAATCAGTACGTTCCTCCGCCCTCCTCCTTGCCGCCGCCACCACGCCCTGCCGCCACAGGGCATGAGTTTTTCATCAAAGTAAACACCAGCGTCCATTTTTTCCCTCCTGCAGACTCCAGAGTCGAACGAACAATCAAGGGCCTCTCCACCTGGACATCCTTCCATCTTCCATTAGCCAACGTGGTATTCGATATGATTGATCTGATATGCAGCGCCCCGTTTCCACTAGACAGGATCCATTGGATGTCACACAGGATCGACTGGGAACAGCACAGGTGCCTCATAGAGGACAAGAATGACTTGAAGGAGACATTTTCGAACTTTCTTAGGGGCTTGCTAACCGCACCGTGCAATGCAGACCAGAGAGTGCTGGCCGTGACTCTGGTGATTGACAAGGTGGTGCGTCTAACGGCCGACGAATTCGCGTTGTGGGATAGTTGGTACGACGAGCAAGCGAGGTTGAGTGAGAGCTTTGAGCGAGAGTACGAAGAGGCGGTTAGCAGGCCgaggggggaggagagaggggtATTGCCGGAGGTGATTTACAAAGGTGAAGATGGAAAAGAGAAGTGTTCGATCTGTTTGGAGGAGTTTGCGGTGGGTTCAAGAATGGCTCGATTGACTTGCTCTCATCTCTACCACGGAGATTGTGTTCTGAAGTGGCTGAAGAGGAGCAATGCCTGCCCATTGTGTAGGGCACatgttccctctctctccccacctAGGGTTTGA
- the LOC131325759 gene encoding protein IQ-DOMAIN 5-like — MGVSGKWIKALIGLNKSEKSQSLEKDGNRSRNVRQRRKHPVEIGDDIIQDEFNQNATPPFVDASIRPDADASGSPSISLQVQDAAHVQQNMSEEWAATRIQTAFRGFLARRALRALKGLVRLQALVRGHAVRKQAAITLRCMQALVRVQARVRARRVRLALESQTAQQNHQQQLEQDARVQDIEQGWCDRVGSVQEIHAKLLKRQEAAAKRERAMAYALANQWQAGSRQQQAPSGFEPDTNNWGWNWLERWMAVRPWENRFLDSHPKDGVVIHENGSDEVKNGTSTLFKSSGKKPISSNLSSHKMGPPQSDACSSSPNKSASMQEATATQFTKPKPKPPTEDLVGETGPRPGIGSRSHSNPKERSALSEKQAKKRLSLPNNGQGLRPQSTKQPGRIAVKRTPTSQKPVKDTSLMDTM; from the exons ATGGGTGTCTCTGGAAAATGGATCAAGGCATTGATTGGTTTAAATAAATCAGAGAAGTCACAGTCTTTGGAGAAGGATGGAAAT AGAAGTCGAAATGTCAGACAACGGAGAAAGCATCCAGTTGAGATTGGTGACGACATAATTCAAGACGAGTTCAATCAGAATGCTACTCCCccatttgtagatgcaagcatCCGTCCAGATGCAGATGCTTCTGGTTCGCCTTCTATCTCGCTTCAAGTGCAGGATGCAGCTCATGTTCAACAGAATATGAGTGAAGAATGGGCCGCCACCCGCATCCAAACAGCTTTTAGAGGATTTTTG GCTAGGCGAGCTTTACGAGCATTGAAAGGTTTGGTAAGACTTCAAGCCCTTGTTAGGGGCCATGCTGTGAGGAAGCAAGCAGCAATAACTCTTCGTTGTATGCAAGCTCTAGTGAGGGTCCAGGCTCGTGTTCGTGCTCGGCGTGTTCGTTTGGCGTTGGAAAGTCAAACAGCACAACAAAATCATCAGCAGCAACTTGAACAGGACGCTCGTGTTCAAGATATTGAG CAAGGGTGGTGTGACCGCGTAGGATCTGTTCAAGAGATTCATGCAAAGTTGTTAAAGAGGCAGGAGGCGGCTGCGAAGCGTGAAAGGGCTATGGCATATGCTTTAGCTAACCAG TGGCAGGCAGGATCAAGGCAGCAGCAAGCTCCCTCTGGGTTTGAACCAGACACAAACAACTGGGGCTGGAACTGGTTGGAGAGATGGATGGCTGTTCGTCCATGGGAAAATCGCTTTCTCGACAGTCATCCAAAAGATGGAGTTGTGATTCATGAGAATGGATCTGATGAAGTAAAGAATGGAACCAGTACCCTGTTTAAATCTTCGggaaagaaacccatttcttcaAACCTTTCAAGTCATAAAATGGGTCCGCCTCAATCCGATGCCTGTAGTTCTTCACCCAACAAGTCCGCAAGCATGCAAGAGGCAACTGCGACACAGTTTACAAAGCCTAAGCCAAAGCCACCTACTGAAGATTTGGTTGGAGAAACTGGCCCAAGACCTGGCATAGGGTCAAGATCTCACAGCAATCCTAAAGAGAGATCTGCTCTTTCAGAAAAGCAAGCAAAGAAGCGGCTCTCTCTTCCTAATAATG GGCAAGGGCTTCGACCTCAAAGTACCAAGCAACCTGGTAGAATTGCTGTAAAAAGGACTCCTACTTCACAGAAGCCTGTAAAGGATACAAGCCTGATGGACACGATGTAA